The Mesoterricola silvestris sequence GCAGGGCGGCGTTCGGTCCGAAGCCCAGCTATGACGCCACCGCCTGGAGCCTGCCCCTGGCCTTCAACGTCCCGGCCTGGCGCGCCCCGGTGCGCCCCGCGGTGGGGACGGAGCCCCTGCGCGAGACCCCCGTGGCGCCCCTGCCCAGGGCCGGGTACGCGTACCTGGTGTCCTCGGGCGCCGAAGGCCGCGAGCGGGTCCTGGAGGGCCTCCTGAAGGACGGGTTCCGGGGCTCCGCCCTTCCCGAGCCCTTCGTGGCGGGGGGCCGCGCCTACCCCGCGGGCACCGCCGTCTTCACCCTCCTGCGCAACGACGCCTCCCGCCTCGAGGCCCGGGCCCGGGAACTGGCCGCCCAGGCCCCCGGGGTCCTGGGGACCGTGGATTCCAGCGCCGTGGATTCGGGGCCGGACCTGGGTTCGTCCCGGTCGCTGCCCCTGCGGGCGCCCCGGGTGGGCCTGGTCATGGACGCCCCGGCAGATCCCACCGCCGTGGGGGCCGTGATGCAGACGCTCCTGGACGCCGGCATCCCCTTCACCCAGGTGCGCGCCTCCCGCCTGGCCCAGGCCGACCTGCGCCGGTACAGCCATCTCATCCTGCCCGACGACAGCGGCCTGGGCGCCAAGTGGCAGGCCCTGCTGGGGCCCGCCGGCGCGGCCCGGCTCAAGGCCTACGCCCAGGACGGCGGCGTGCTCCTGGCCCTGCAGGGCGGCAGCGCCTACGCCGCGCGCGCCGGCATCAGCGAGGCCGGGGTGAGCTTCCTGGCCCGCAAGGACGAGGAGGCCCGCCTCCGGGAGAAGGACCCCAAGCGCGAGGCGGTGCCCCCGGCCCTTCAAGAACGCGCCCAGGCCTGGGCCCAGCGGGAGGACCAGGCCCTGCGGGAAACCATCCCCGGCGCCATGCTCAGGGCCGAGATCGACGGCACCCACCCCCTGGGCTGGGGCCTCAACGCCACCGAAGGCGCCGTGCTGGATTCCAGCGACCCGGTGCTGGAACTGAGCCCCGGCGGGGAGAACCCGCTGCGCTTCGGCGGGGGCGACCTGAACCTCTCCGGCCTCCTGCCCCGGCCCCTGGAGGCCAAGGTGCGCCAATCCGCCTACGCCCTGCGGGAACGCAAGGGCAGGGGCGCCGTCATCCTCTTCTCCGGGGATCCCGTGCACCGGGGCTGCGCCCCGTTCACCGCCCGCGCCTTCCACAACGCCCTGTTCTTCGGGGCCTACGCGCCCCAGGACGACGAGGATTAGGTATCCTGAAGGTCCCATGGAGAACCGGCGCATCATCCTCGCCATCACCGGCGCCACCGGCGCCGGGTTCGGCGTGGCCGTGGCCCGGCGCCTGGCGGCCAATCCGCTCGTCGGCCAGGTCTCCCTGCTGCTCTCCCCCACCGGGCGCCGCTGCCTGGCGGACGAATGCGGCCTGCGGGTGGAGGAGCTCACGGCCCTCTCCCCCAAGCTCCGCCACCTGGACGAACGCAACGTGGGCGCGGACATCGCCAGCGGCAGCCACCGCCAGGACGGCATGGCCGTGGTGCCCTGCAGCGCCGGGACCCTGGGGCGCATCGCCTCCGGCGTGAGCGACGGCCTGGTCACCCGGGCGGCCGACGTCTGCCTCAAGGAGCGGCGCCCGCTGGTGCTCTGCCTCCGGGAGACGCCCCTGAACCGCATCCACCTGGAGAACATGCTGCGGGTCCACGACGCCGGCGCCGTGGTGATGCCCATCATGCCCGGCTTCTACCACCGCCCCGACACCCTGGACGACCTGTTCCAGGCCTTCGCCACCCGGGTCCTGGACCAGCTGGGCCTGCCCGAAGCGGATGCCCGCCGGTGGGGCGGCTGATGAACCTGGCCCGGCCCCCGCTGGCCTGCGTCCCCCCGCCCTGGGCCCGGGGCGCCCACCTGCAGACCCTCGCGGCCCAGTACCTCCCCAATCCCCTCCCGGACCTGCCCTGGCAACCCCTGCGCCTGGACCTGGGCGACGGGGACGCCCTGGCCCTGCGGGCCCTGGACGGCACCACCGGCGTGGCCGTGCACCTCTTCCACGGGCTGGGCGGCAGCGTGGAAGGCCACTACATGCGAAGGCTGGCCGCGCGCCTTCACGCCCAGGGCCACGCCGTGCTGGCCGCCAACCACCGCGGCGCCGGGGAGGGTGCCGGCCTGGCCCGGCACACCTACCACAGCGGCGCCACCGCCGACATGGCAGCCGTGCTGCGCCTGGGCCGCCAGCGCTTCCCGGGCCAGCTCCAGGTGGCCGTGGGCTTCTCCATCAGCGCCAACATCCTGCTCCTCCTGGCCGGCCGCGACCGCCACCTGGACCTCCCCGACCGCGCCATCGCCGTGAACCCCCCCGCCGACCTGGAAGCCTGCTCCCAGCGCCTGGGCGTGGGCTTCAACCGCGTCTACGACCAGTACTTCCTCCAGCGCCTGCGCCGGGAGGTCCAGGGCCGCCCCGGCGGCGAAGCCGCCCGCGCCACCCGCACCCTGCGCGCCTTCGACGCCGCCTACACCGCCCCCCAGGCCGGCTTCCCCACCCGGGAGGCCTACTACGCCCTCTGCTCCTGCGGCCCCCACCTGGCCGGCATCCAGGTGCCCACCGTCATCCTCACCTCCCGGGACGACCCCTTCGCCCCCGCCTCCGACCTCCTGGTCCGGCCGGTCCCGCCCTCCGTCCACCTCCACGTGGAGGCCACGGGCGGCCACATGGGCTACATCACCCGTAACCTCCCCGACCGCCGCTGGCTGGACTACGCGGTTACCCACTACCTCGCGGCACTGGCCGCCTTCCGGCCCTGAAGCCCGCGGGTCTGCGCGGGGGCGGTAAGGGTGCTCGGCGGCGGGAACGTTGCGGTCTGTCCGACCCGTTCCTGCCGGTGGCCGCAGGTCCAGGCGGCCGGGTTTCGGATTCCCCCTTCGACCCAGCGGGGTTCCATCGGGTGGCGCCGACCCACCGGTACCGTCGGATCCCAGTCCTCGCTTCGCTGCGGGCTGGATCCTCCGGTTAGCCGTAAGATGGGCGTCGGTGGATGGGGAGCCCCATTCCCTTTGGCTCGAAATCCCGACGCCCAATGCACCGATCCCGAGCTACGGCTAACCGGAGGATCCAGCCCGCAGCGAAGCGAGGACTGGGATCCGACGGTACCGGTGGGTCGGCGCCTTGGGTTGGGACACCGGTGGGCCGGGGGGTGAATCGGGGACACGGCCGGGGGAACCTGGGGCCACCGGCAGGGATCATCGGGGCCGTCCACCCCCTTGGAAACAACGGCGCCGGGCCCCCGAAGGTGCCCGGCGCCCCATGGGTGCGACCTACCGTGCGAACCGCTTGGAGACTTCGGCCCAGTTGATGTTTTCGTTGAACGCGTTGATGTAGTCCGGGCGCTTGATGCCGTAGTCCACCATGAAGGCGTGCTCCCAGCTGTCCAGCACCAGGAGGAGGTCCTGCTCGATGGGCAGGCCCAGGTGGTGCTCGGCGATGAAGTAGGTGTGGAGCTTGCCGTCGCGGCGGTTGCGGGTGAGCAGGGCCCAGCCGGGGCCGGAGAGGGCGGTGGCCTTGAGGTCGGCGACGAGCTTGTCCTTGCCGCCCTGGGCGTCCAGGGCTTTCTGCAGCTCGGGGGAGATGGAGGCGTTGGCGCCCAGGTTCTCGAAGTAGAGCTCGTGGAGGAAGGAGCCGTTGAAGGCCACGGCCTCCCGGCGCTTGAGCTCCGTGTACTCGCTGAAGGAGTAGTTGGGCTTGGTGTTGTCGGCTTCGGCGAGCTTGGATTCGATCTCGTTCAGCTTGGCCACGTAGCCTTTGTAGAGGGTGAAGTGCTGGTCCAGCTGGCTGTCGCTGAAGCCTTTGAGGGCACCGCCCTTCAGGTGGTCGTAATTCTTGGGTTCATAAGCCATGAATTCCTCCTCAACATGCGCGAGCGCATCGCGTATATCCTACCAAACAAGTCGGGAACGGAAAAAAACAAATTGCTCAAGCCTGGAAGCTGGCCGGCGGCTGGGTAAGCCATTGGCCCCCCAGCACCTGGGTGGTCACGGGCACCTGGGGGGTCTTGGGGCCCCGGTGGGACATGCAGGTGTGCACCGCCACCAGCTTCACGCCCCAGGCCGCGGGGCGCAGGTGGGTCTCCAGGGCCTGGGCGATCTGGTGGGTGAGGCGCTCCTGCACCTGGAGCCGGTTGGCGTAGCCCTGGACGACCCGCACCAGCTTGGAGAGGCCCACGGTGCCGCCCTCGCCGGGGAGGTAGCCGATGGTGGCGAAGCCCTCGAAGGGGGCCAGGTGGTGCTCGCAGGTGCTCACGAAGGGCACCCGGTCCAGGATCACGGGGCAGGGGGCCAGGACCCCGGGGAGGGGCTGGAGTTCCTGGGAGGGATCCTGCCCGTACCCGCTGAGGCGCTCCGCCCAGAAATCGGCGACCCGCTGGGGCGTCTCGGCCAGTTCGGGGGAAGCGGCATCCGCCCCGAAGGCCCTGAGAAGCTCCCCGACCGCCGCCGCCGCCCTCGCCGTGTCGAACGCCATGGACACCTCCCGGTGTCCAGGGTGCCACCAATCACGCCAGGAGGGTGAAGGTGTTGTTCATGGCGGCCAACTGAGCCGCCGCAGAGGCCTGGAGCAGGTAGGGCTGGGAGGTGGAGGTGCCCGCGCCGGAGGCGGCGTCGGCCTCGGAGGCCCCGGCGGCGGCCTGGGCCTTGGCGTCGGCCGTGAGGGTCCCGGAGCCGTAGGCCTTGCGGGCCTGGGCCGCCAGGAGGGCGAGGGTCGAACCGCTGGCGGTGGCCGCGTCGAAGCCCAGGAACCCCGAGGTGGCGTCCCCGAAGAGTTCGGAAAGGGAGGAGGAGCTGGAGGCGCTGGACAGGCCCGAGACCAACTGGGCCGTGTCGAGGCCCAGCAGCCCGGTGGCCTGGGTGGTCCCGTCGGCGGTGCCCGAGGCCTGCAGGGCCTTGCCCTGGGTGTAGATGGCCGAGACCAGGGGGGCGTTGTTGGCCTGGCTCACCAGGGCGGAGAGGGGATCCGAGGAGGTGGATTGGCTGTTGGAATAGGCCTGGGCCAGCACCTGGAAGACCGCGTTCGCCCGGCTCGTGGTGGCCAGGGTGGACTGGTAGGCATAGGTGCCGAGGGCTGCGGTCGCGTCGATGGTCATGGTCCACCTGGTCTGTTCATCGGCAGGTCGGGGGCGTTCCTGTAGGCCTAATCCGGGCTTTCTTGTGGGATCATCGAAGCCGGGAGCGCTCCATGTCTGAAGCCAAAGTCACCTACGCCGCCTCCGGTGTGGACATCAACCGCCAGGACGACGCCCTGGCCCGCATCAAGCCCCTGGTGAAGGCCACCCGGACGCCGGGGGTGCGCAGCGACCTGGGCCTCTTCGGGGGGCTCTATTCCGCGAAATTCGAGGAACAGGCGCCCATCCTGGTCAGTTCCATGGACGGCGTGGGCACCAAGATGAAGGTGGCCCGCCTCGCCGGGATCTGGGACACCGTGGGCGCCGACCTGGTGAACCACTGCATCAACGATATCCTCGTCCAGGGCGCGCGCCCCCTGTTCTTCCTGGACTACGTGGCCGCCCAGCGCCTGGAGCCCGAGGTCATCGAGCAGATCGTCAAGGGCATGGCGCGGGCCTGCTCCGAAGGGGGCCTGGCCCTCATCGGCGGCGAAATGGCCGAGATGCCCGGCGTCTACGCCGAGGGCGAGGTGGACGTGGCCGGCACCATCGTCGGCGTGGTGGACGAGCCCCAGCTCCTGCCCCGCCTGGAGGCCATGGCCCCCGGCGACGTGCTCATCGGCCTGCGCTCCTCGGGCCTGCACACCAACGGCTACTCCCTGGCCCGGAAGGTCTGCTTCGAGCTGGCGGGCCTGGGCGTGGGGGACCTCCTCCCCGGCACGGACCGCACCGTGGCCGAGGCCCTGCTGGCGGTGCACCGCAGCTACCTGAAGCCGGTGCTGCC is a genomic window containing:
- a CDS encoding superoxide dismutase gives rise to the protein MAYEPKNYDHLKGGALKGFSDSQLDQHFTLYKGYVAKLNEIESKLAEADNTKPNYSFSEYTELKRREAVAFNGSFLHELYFENLGANASISPELQKALDAQGGKDKLVADLKATALSGPGWALLTRNRRDGKLHTYFIAEHHLGLPIEQDLLLVLDSWEHAFMVDYGIKRPDYINAFNENINWAEVSKRFAR
- a CDS encoding UbiX family flavin prenyltransferase; translation: MENRRIILAITGATGAGFGVAVARRLAANPLVGQVSLLLSPTGRRCLADECGLRVEELTALSPKLRHLDERNVGADIASGSHRQDGMAVVPCSAGTLGRIASGVSDGLVTRAADVCLKERRPLVLCLRETPLNRIHLENMLRVHDAGAVVMPIMPGFYHRPDTLDDLFQAFATRVLDQLGLPEADARRWGG
- a CDS encoding YheT family hydrolase, with the translated sequence MNLARPPLACVPPPWARGAHLQTLAAQYLPNPLPDLPWQPLRLDLGDGDALALRALDGTTGVAVHLFHGLGGSVEGHYMRRLAARLHAQGHAVLAANHRGAGEGAGLARHTYHSGATADMAAVLRLGRQRFPGQLQVAVGFSISANILLLLAGRDRHLDLPDRAIAVNPPADLEACSQRLGVGFNRVYDQYFLQRLRREVQGRPGGEAARATRTLRAFDAAYTAPQAGFPTREAYYALCSCGPHLAGIQVPTVILTSRDDPFAPASDLLVRPVPPSVHLHVEATGGHMGYITRNLPDRRWLDYAVTHYLAALAAFRP
- the purM gene encoding phosphoribosylformylglycinamidine cyclo-ligase → MSEAKVTYAASGVDINRQDDALARIKPLVKATRTPGVRSDLGLFGGLYSAKFEEQAPILVSSMDGVGTKMKVARLAGIWDTVGADLVNHCINDILVQGARPLFFLDYVAAQRLEPEVIEQIVKGMARACSEGGLALIGGEMAEMPGVYAEGEVDVAGTIVGVVDEPQLLPRLEAMAPGDVLIGLRSSGLHTNGYSLARKVCFELAGLGVGDLLPGTDRTVAEALLAVHRSYLKPVLPLVRAGRLVAMAHITGGGLTDNLPRVLPSHLDAAIDTGSWEIPALFRFLMDRAGLPLDDARRSFNLGVGMVLVVPAAGAASVLKDLAAAGEDPWVLGELARGTGKVTYR
- the folE gene encoding GTP cyclohydrolase I encodes the protein MAFDTARAAAAVGELLRAFGADAASPELAETPQRVADFWAERLSGYGQDPSQELQPLPGVLAPCPVILDRVPFVSTCEHHLAPFEGFATIGYLPGEGGTVGLSKLVRVVQGYANRLQVQERLTHQIAQALETHLRPAAWGVKLVAVHTCMSHRGPKTPQVPVTTQVLGGQWLTQPPASFQA